One genomic segment of Burkholderia pyrrocinia includes these proteins:
- a CDS encoding thioredoxin family protein encodes MPALNLDTDADRIAERLADPGALLVACLCAEWCGTCRDYRKAFDQLADAHPDACFAWIDIETHADRLDDLDVENFPTILIEDANAARFFGTVLPHAAIVERMLSDLSAVPGAPHAPKLRNVLNVEA; translated from the coding sequence ATGCCCGCGCTGAATCTCGACACCGATGCGGATCGGATCGCCGAGCGGCTCGCCGATCCCGGCGCGTTGCTCGTCGCCTGCCTGTGCGCCGAGTGGTGCGGCACGTGCCGCGACTACCGAAAGGCCTTCGACCAGCTCGCCGACGCGCATCCGGACGCCTGCTTCGCCTGGATCGACATCGAAACGCATGCCGACCGGCTCGACGATCTCGACGTCGAGAACTTCCCGACGATCCTGATCGAGGATGCCAACGCCGCCCGCTTCTTCGGCACGGTCCTGCCGCACGCGGCGATCGTCGAACGGATGCTGTCCGACCTGAGCGCGGTACCCGGTGCGCCGCACGCACCGAAATTGCGCAACGTCCTGAACGTCGAAGCCTGA
- the dprA gene encoding DNA-processing protein DprA gives MKMRRMRGESMPRIAPPAIGRAPARAALSSISDDENFIMASRGPLAAAFEGSLMSPQALTTSALRAWLQLAHAPGLAPTVLQALLDAFGSPAALLRAPDQAIAAAAGPAAALAVRASERDDLDARTDAALAWLDAPGNALVTLNDPAYPPRLRDLHDPPPLLYVKGRLDLLHARGLAVVGSRHATPQGLADATRFARELSDAGLPIISGLALGIDGAAHRGGLDGRSGTIAVIATGGDLVYPARHRTLAHEIAAHGAILSEWPLGTPARAAHFPQRNRLIAALAIGALVVEAAPRSGSLITARLANELGRDVFAMPGSIHAPLAQGCHALIRDGAKLTAAPLDVLEEYGLGEPTARAACSGNSGANAGSIGGIQAAGERAVAGITRTDPAVPAAAPARVEAPPPPRTLPEQAVLAALGYGPVTYEWLAEHSGLSDDVLHRALLALELAGRVASLPGGRFARLDAAPTPPARGVLHFPE, from the coding sequence ATGAAGATGAGGCGGATGCGCGGCGAATCAATGCCGCGGATCGCGCCTCCTGCAATTGGCCGGGCGCCTGCACGCGCGGCCCTGTCGAGTATTTCGGATGATGAAAATTTTATCATGGCGTCACGCGGTCCGCTGGCCGCCGCGTTCGAGGGCAGCCTCATGTCGCCGCAAGCGCTGACCACCTCCGCATTGCGCGCGTGGCTGCAGCTCGCGCATGCGCCTGGCCTCGCGCCCACCGTACTGCAGGCGCTGCTCGACGCGTTCGGCTCGCCGGCGGCGCTGCTGCGCGCGCCCGACCAGGCCATTGCCGCGGCAGCAGGCCCGGCCGCCGCGCTGGCCGTGCGCGCGAGCGAACGCGACGATCTCGACGCACGCACCGATGCCGCGCTCGCGTGGCTCGATGCGCCGGGTAATGCGCTCGTCACGCTCAACGATCCGGCCTACCCGCCGCGGCTGCGCGACCTGCACGACCCGCCGCCGCTGCTATATGTAAAGGGCCGGCTCGACCTGTTGCACGCACGCGGCCTCGCCGTGGTCGGCAGCCGCCACGCGACTCCGCAGGGGCTCGCCGACGCGACGCGCTTCGCACGCGAGCTGTCCGACGCGGGGCTTCCGATCATCTCGGGCCTCGCGCTCGGAATCGACGGCGCCGCGCATCGCGGCGGGCTCGACGGCCGGTCGGGCACGATCGCGGTGATCGCGACAGGCGGCGATCTCGTCTATCCGGCGCGGCACCGCACGCTCGCCCACGAGATCGCCGCGCACGGCGCGATCCTGTCGGAATGGCCGCTCGGCACGCCGGCCCGCGCCGCACATTTCCCGCAGCGCAACCGGCTGATCGCGGCGCTGGCGATCGGCGCGCTCGTCGTCGAGGCCGCCCCGCGCTCCGGTTCGCTGATCACCGCACGGCTCGCGAACGAACTGGGGCGCGATGTGTTCGCGATGCCGGGCTCGATCCACGCACCGCTCGCGCAAGGCTGCCACGCGCTGATCCGCGACGGCGCGAAGCTTACGGCGGCGCCGCTCGATGTTCTCGAGGAATACGGGCTGGGCGAACCGACGGCACGCGCGGCATGCTCCGGAAATTCGGGCGCGAACGCCGGCAGCATCGGCGGAATCCAAGCCGCCGGCGAGCGCGCCGTCGCCGGCATCACGCGAACCGATCCCGCCGTTCCAGCCGCCGCGCCCGCCCGGGTCGAAGCGCCGCCGCCACCCCGCACCCTGCCCGAGCAGGCCGTGCTCGCCGCACTGGGATACGGCCCCGTCACATACGAATGGCTCGCCGAACACAGCGGCCTGTCCGACGACGTACTGCACCGCGCGCTGCTCGCGCTCGAACTGGCCGGTCGCGTTGCAAGCCTCCCCGGCGGACGCTTCGCGCGGCTTGACGCCGCGCCCACCCCGCCCGCGCGCGGCGTGCTACATTTCCCCGAATAG